One Proteinivorax tanatarense DNA segment encodes these proteins:
- a CDS encoding SDR family NAD(P)-dependent oxidoreductase, translating to MKEFKNKTAVITGAANGFGLEVAKECARREMKVVMADIDSEDLKKSSQIVKDLGAEVLAVEMDTSVLEEMENLAKQTLDTFGSVDLLFNNAGVVASGSVWEMPIKDWEWIMGVNVWGMMYGLKVFVPIMLKQKTPCHIVNVSSVAGLLTTPSMPAYHTTKFAVVGMTESANYQLQAMNANIKMSLYCPGFVQTDLHNCHKRRPQRYALDDNPYYQSASYKIGLEKAKHVITTGIPINSVAQSVFTAIEEEQFYILTHPQYNPVIGMRVKNMLEGKNPSAEFFRR from the coding sequence ATGAAAGAATTTAAAAACAAAACTGCTGTTATCACCGGTGCCGCCAATGGCTTTGGTTTAGAAGTAGCAAAAGAATGTGCTAGAAGAGAAATGAAAGTAGTGATGGCCGATATAGACTCAGAGGATCTAAAAAAATCTTCTCAAATCGTAAAAGATTTAGGTGCAGAAGTTTTAGCTGTTGAGATGGATACATCTGTACTTGAAGAAATGGAAAATTTAGCTAAACAAACATTAGATACCTTTGGCTCAGTAGATTTATTATTTAATAATGCAGGAGTGGTTGCCTCAGGCTCAGTTTGGGAAATGCCTATAAAAGATTGGGAATGGATTATGGGGGTAAATGTCTGGGGAATGATGTATGGATTAAAAGTTTTTGTTCCTATTATGTTAAAACAAAAAACTCCTTGCCATATTGTCAATGTTTCTTCCGTAGCCGGTTTACTAACAACGCCAAGCATGCCAGCTTACCACACAACTAAATTCGCTGTTGTAGGAATGACCGAGTCTGCTAATTATCAACTTCAAGCGATGAATGCCAACATTAAAATGTCGCTATACTGCCCAGGCTTTGTACAAACTGATTTGCATAACTGTCATAAACGTCGTCCTCAGCGCTATGCTCTTGACGACAATCCTTACTACCAAAGTGCCAGCTACAAAATAGGTCTAGAAAAAGCTAAACATGTAATCACAACAGGTATTCCAATAAACTCAGTTGCTCAAAGTGTATTCACCGCCATCGAAGAAGAACAGTTTTACATTTTAACTCACCCTCAATATAACCCAGTTATCGGGATGAGAGTTAAAAATATGCTAGAAGGTAAAAATCCTTCAGCAGAATTTTTTAGGAGATAA
- a CDS encoding methyl-accepting chemotaxis protein, producing MNNKFIKASNQGLMSLCFIIVLLVSLTTFSYDTIDIGIYILILISWITLGYSFYRFKKNSADKYIKYILALSFMGTHLYTTVTSTDVLSFTFAFPLIGAFAIYGNKGLTASVSSVIIIANLINILSGKFEQQHVVNIIVVITLTIFVQFVNTAIIGKSSKENSDYIKKMEEEKRKKDKIITSLINTTEELASSSHTLTTTVKETSTSIDEVSRVIEEIAKSSSVQAEDTEEGAKEAEGLSNSMEQIISATNSLRDITTSTETLKNNGLNTLKDLNAKTKESNEAISLLREMIDKTNTSTESINIASSSISEIAEQTNLLALNAGIEAARAGEAGKGFAVVAEEIKKLAEQSAKSAAEINNVIQTLKESTDLTHGNMEKALEIINSQTNSIEQTQSVFNDLADSIESTKSKVNVLKDTEENMIQMKEKILDLIQNLSSIAQQNAASTEEVSSSVQEQATSIDGITSISVKLDKLAQELKETADDF from the coding sequence ATGAACAACAAATTTATAAAAGCTTCTAACCAAGGTTTAATGTCTCTTTGTTTTATTATTGTTTTGTTAGTATCCTTAACCACCTTCTCATATGATACCATAGATATCGGAATCTATATTCTAATATTAATATCTTGGATAACATTAGGGTACAGTTTTTACCGCTTTAAAAAGAATTCCGCAGATAAATATATAAAGTATATCTTAGCTTTATCATTTATGGGTACTCATCTCTATACTACAGTAACTTCTACCGATGTACTATCTTTCACTTTTGCCTTTCCGTTAATAGGCGCCTTTGCTATTTATGGCAATAAAGGCTTAACTGCCTCTGTTTCTTCTGTTATTATCATTGCTAACCTTATTAATATTTTATCAGGCAAATTTGAACAACAACATGTAGTTAACATCATTGTTGTAATAACCTTAACCATCTTTGTTCAATTTGTAAACACTGCAATAATAGGAAAATCTAGCAAAGAAAACAGTGATTACATAAAGAAAATGGAAGAAGAAAAGCGCAAAAAAGATAAAATAATAACATCGTTAATAAATACAACAGAGGAGCTTGCAAGTTCCTCTCACACCCTTACAACAACTGTAAAAGAAACGTCTACTTCCATAGATGAAGTTTCAAGGGTAATTGAAGAAATAGCAAAAAGTTCTTCAGTCCAGGCTGAAGATACCGAAGAGGGTGCAAAGGAAGCTGAAGGCTTATCAAATAGTATGGAGCAAATAATTTCAGCCACGAATAGTTTAAGAGACATCACTACTTCCACAGAAACTCTAAAAAATAACGGTCTTAATACTCTTAAAGACCTTAACGCCAAGACTAAAGAAAGTAATGAAGCTATATCACTGCTTAGGGAAATGATAGATAAAACAAACACCAGTACCGAATCAATTAATATAGCAAGTAGTTCTATCAGCGAAATAGCGGAACAAACAAATCTTTTAGCATTAAATGCCGGCATTGAAGCTGCCAGAGCTGGTGAAGCAGGGAAAGGTTTTGCAGTTGTCGCAGAAGAAATAAAAAAATTGGCGGAACAGTCGGCTAAGTCTGCCGCTGAAATCAACAATGTTATCCAAACTCTTAAGGAAAGTACAGACTTAACCCATGGAAACATGGAAAAAGCTTTAGAAATTATAAACTCACAAACAAACTCTATTGAACAAACCCAATCAGTATTTAATGATTTAGCTGATTCCATTGAAAGCACTAAATCAAAAGTCAATGTCCTTAAAGATACAGAAGAAAATATGATACAAATGAAGGAAAAGATTTTAGATTTAATTCAAAATCTCAGTTCAATAGCACAACAAAATGCAGCCAGCACCGAAGAAGTTTCCAGCTCAGTACAAGAACAGGCAACTTCAATAGATGGTATAACTTCTATCAGCGTGAAACTGGATAAACTAGCTCAAGAATTAAAAGAAACTGCTGATGATTTTTAG
- a CDS encoding cell wall-binding repeat-containing protein, which translates to MLRKLLALSLSLLLLFSGSSMAMTRVELGDQDQMVDVIVQLEDKPILEYEMKLKSKGELSTNSVRLYEQNINSNRLSVLEKANSKGIELNPKHVYTHTISGFSSTISFSDVAQLEELEGVKAVFPDVEVEVPTLPEKSVPGIPVEPQTDESVEWTNAPYLWDLGDGVTGEDMVVAVIDTGIDWTHDAFGTEGKFGPEHKVLGGVNFTEDEDGNVDYEDWMDRQDHGTHVAGTVAGDPIQRGENKYQGVAPDANLYGIKTLGDDGRGLTSWTIAGIEWAVNPGGDLPRADVINLSLGNSISCPNFPTALAANQAAEAGVVVVASAGNDGHEFPTTGSPSTGDQVISVGSYGEIAGGSITLEDGTVYDSNINPSDGPAPDNEMYGIIDTRGKAGWTELDVEDKILIADWADFNAGNWAFPDIIYAAESGAEGLLVFEPGGISIGGEMPLPLFGVEKALALDILEKKEKNPGLKIALDLLDPEFLMSDFSSAGPTSSYTLKPDITAPGDGITAPLSGDNSYGAMSGTSMSAPHVAGGVALLRQLKPDLTVEETKALLMNTPWWLEDENDEKYAVTTQGSGIMDLQAAAKSRGVAVPGSLSLNVSGEDNTVTVKNTSDEEITYDIELISDSLEATFVDQITVDANSEAEFDVNFNLEDLKEGPHEGYLMLTPTEGIELEGEDEEYFDSLQVTAYYYEGIIEDFFTSDLRMDRKLSQTDSVDITFTLGMAAEFVEVNVLDREGNLVHNVSEAKNGLSAGTWTLHNTNLGELEDGEYILQVYAEWGIPNLPMPDAGDMDLVYETFEVNTEVPNINLESKSYSKDKDYTLNVSTDVDSEVLIDGKKAIELDKGVGLEVTLEKGENTFLIEATTPYGVTSSKEVTVVKIDKPIYSLEDLYETPYITSDSVYIKTEAESGAVVTYTVNGEKQQLIEVGSDGLALAAIEIEDGYNDIKIVVNADNEVKGHDLQIFKKYVERLAGDNRFETATEISKYGWEQSDTVILARADDFADSLAGVPLSKKLDAPILLTQTDTLSDNTLGEIERLGAGNVIILGGKNAVSDDIKDQLKQMSLDVERIGGEDRFETAKLISEKVVGDTEKVKQVVVAYGNNFPDGLSAAPLAANNNAPILLVDTEDAKEDTLEFIKDHNVESTLVIGGKAVISDEVMENLPNAERISGDDRYETSIAVAEKIETDTVFVSSGTSFADSLTAAALAAKKNGTVVLSREPSLPTVTSEYLDVNGEDFNRYYIAGGNAAINAEVEEALRGLLK; encoded by the coding sequence TTGTTAAGAAAATTATTAGCTTTATCGTTATCACTACTTTTACTTTTTTCCGGATCAAGTATGGCTATGACCAGAGTTGAACTAGGAGATCAAGACCAAATGGTTGACGTTATTGTACAGCTTGAAGATAAGCCGATTCTTGAATACGAGATGAAACTAAAAAGTAAGGGAGAGTTAAGTACAAATAGTGTACGCTTATATGAGCAAAATATTAATAGTAATAGGTTAAGTGTGCTTGAAAAAGCTAACAGTAAAGGTATAGAATTAAACCCAAAGCATGTTTATACTCATACTATTTCAGGTTTTAGCTCTACTATATCTTTTAGTGATGTAGCCCAATTAGAGGAACTAGAAGGAGTTAAAGCAGTTTTTCCTGATGTAGAGGTGGAAGTGCCAACTCTTCCTGAAAAATCTGTACCTGGTATACCAGTAGAACCCCAAACTGATGAATCAGTAGAATGGACAAATGCTCCGTATCTTTGGGATTTAGGTGACGGTGTTACCGGTGAAGATATGGTTGTTGCTGTCATTGATACAGGTATTGATTGGACACATGATGCTTTTGGTACTGAAGGTAAATTTGGACCTGAACATAAAGTCTTAGGGGGGGTTAATTTTACAGAGGACGAAGATGGAAATGTAGACTATGAAGATTGGATGGATAGGCAAGACCATGGAACCCATGTTGCCGGAACTGTAGCAGGGGATCCTATACAACGTGGTGAGAACAAATACCAAGGAGTAGCCCCTGATGCTAACCTTTATGGAATAAAAACATTAGGAGATGATGGAAGAGGATTAACTAGTTGGACTATAGCAGGAATTGAATGGGCTGTTAATCCAGGAGGGGATTTACCTAGAGCTGATGTAATAAACTTAAGCTTAGGTAACTCTATTTCTTGTCCTAACTTTCCTACAGCTTTAGCGGCAAACCAAGCTGCAGAAGCAGGAGTAGTTGTAGTTGCTTCTGCAGGTAATGACGGGCATGAATTTCCGACAACAGGTTCACCGTCTACAGGTGATCAAGTAATTTCTGTTGGTAGTTATGGAGAAATTGCTGGAGGTTCTATAACATTAGAGGATGGTACTGTTTATGATAGCAACATTAACCCATCTGATGGCCCAGCACCAGATAATGAGATGTATGGCATAATTGACACCAGAGGTAAAGCTGGGTGGACTGAGCTTGACGTGGAAGATAAGATCCTAATTGCTGATTGGGCAGACTTTAACGCTGGAAACTGGGCATTTCCAGATATTATTTATGCAGCGGAAAGTGGTGCTGAAGGTCTTTTAGTTTTCGAGCCTGGCGGTATTTCAATTGGAGGAGAGATGCCATTACCATTATTTGGTGTAGAAAAAGCTTTAGCATTGGATATTTTGGAAAAGAAGGAAAAAAATCCAGGACTTAAAATTGCCCTAGATCTTTTAGACCCAGAATTTTTAATGTCTGACTTTAGTTCTGCTGGACCGACATCATCATATACATTAAAGCCAGACATTACAGCTCCAGGTGATGGAATTACAGCACCGCTATCAGGTGATAATTCTTATGGAGCTATGAGCGGAACAAGTATGTCTGCTCCTCACGTAGCTGGTGGAGTGGCACTACTGAGACAGCTTAAACCTGATTTAACTGTAGAAGAGACAAAAGCTCTTCTTATGAACACTCCTTGGTGGTTGGAAGACGAAAATGATGAAAAATATGCGGTAACAACTCAAGGGTCAGGAATTATGGACTTGCAAGCTGCAGCTAAATCACGAGGTGTTGCTGTGCCAGGTAGCTTAAGCTTAAACGTATCTGGTGAAGATAACACTGTTACAGTTAAGAATACAAGCGACGAAGAAATAACCTATGATATCGAGCTTATTTCAGATTCATTAGAAGCTACTTTTGTAGACCAAATTACTGTAGATGCTAATAGCGAAGCTGAATTTGATGTTAACTTTAACTTAGAAGATCTTAAAGAAGGCCCGCATGAAGGCTATCTAATGCTAACACCAACTGAAGGAATAGAACTAGAGGGAGAAGATGAAGAATACTTTGACAGCCTTCAAGTAACAGCTTACTATTACGAGGGAATAATAGAAGATTTCTTTACAAGTGACCTTCGTATGGACAGAAAACTAAGCCAAACTGACTCTGTTGATATTACCTTTACTCTAGGAATGGCTGCAGAATTTGTTGAAGTAAATGTATTGGATAGAGAAGGTAATTTAGTTCATAATGTTAGTGAAGCTAAAAACGGTCTCTCTGCAGGAACTTGGACTTTGCATAACACTAACCTAGGAGAATTAGAAGATGGTGAATATATTTTACAAGTTTACGCAGAGTGGGGAATTCCTAACTTACCAATGCCAGATGCTGGTGATATGGATCTGGTTTATGAAACATTTGAGGTTAATACGGAGGTTCCTAATATAAACTTAGAAAGTAAAAGCTACTCTAAAGACAAAGACTACACATTAAATGTATCTACAGATGTAGATTCCGAAGTACTAATTGATGGAAAAAAAGCTATTGAGCTTGATAAAGGTGTTGGATTAGAAGTAACCTTAGAAAAAGGAGAAAACACATTCTTAATTGAAGCTACAACTCCTTATGGCGTAACAAGCTCTAAAGAAGTTACTGTAGTTAAAATTGATAAGCCAATTTACTCCTTAGAAGATTTATATGAGACGCCTTATATAACTAGCGATTCTGTGTATATAAAAACCGAAGCAGAGTCGGGAGCTGTTGTAACTTATACAGTGAATGGAGAAAAACAGCAGCTTATAGAAGTAGGTTCTGATGGTTTGGCACTAGCTGCTATTGAAATAGAAGATGGTTATAATGATATTAAAATAGTTGTTAATGCTGATAACGAAGTAAAAGGACACGATTTACAAATCTTTAAGAAATATGTAGAGAGATTAGCTGGAGATAATAGATTTGAAACAGCTACTGAAATTTCAAAATATGGTTGGGAACAATCTGATACAGTAATTCTTGCAAGAGCTGATGATTTTGCAGACTCTTTAGCAGGAGTTCCGTTATCAAAGAAATTAGATGCACCAATCTTACTCACACAAACAGACACATTATCTGACAATACCTTAGGTGAAATTGAGAGACTAGGAGCAGGGAATGTAATCATTTTAGGAGGTAAGAACGCTGTTTCTGATGACATTAAAGACCAGCTTAAACAGATGTCTTTAGATGTTGAAAGAATTGGCGGTGAAGATCGTTTTGAAACTGCTAAACTAATTTCTGAGAAAGTAGTAGGAGATACAGAAAAAGTTAAGCAAGTGGTTGTTGCTTACGGAAACAACTTCCCTGATGGATTATCTGCAGCACCGCTAGCAGCTAATAACAATGCACCTATTTTATTAGTTGATACTGAAGATGCTAAAGAAGATACATTAGAATTTATTAAAGATCATAATGTTGAAAGCACATTAGTAATTGGTGGAAAAGCGGTAATTTCAGATGAAGTTATGGAAAATCTACCTAATGCTGAGCGAATTAGTGGAGATGATCGCTATGAAACTTCGATAGCAGTTGCTGAGAAGATAGAAACTGACACAGTATTTGTGTCGTCGGGAACTTCCTTTGCCGACTCACTAACAGCTGCGGCATTAGCAGCTAAAAAGAATGGTACTGTTGTTCTATCTAGAGAACCCTCCCTTCCGACTGTAACAAGTGAGTATTTGGATGTAAATGGTGAAGATTTCAATCGTTACTATATAGCTGGTGGCAATGCCGCTATAAATGCTGAAGTTGAAGAAGCGTTAAGAGGGCTTCTTAAATAG
- a CDS encoding cell wall-binding repeat-containing protein: MKKFIALTLSFLLVLSGSGMSMATAGTEDELMVDVIVQLDDKPVLAYEVQLEEKGEFSTSSIQSYEQQIISNREEVLSEAAKRGIDVRPNHVFTHTISGFSSSVSLSDAMELEQIDGVAGVFPDVVIEVPEIPETAVPGVPVEPNTTESVGWTNAPYIWESENVTGEGEIVAVIDTGIDYTHPSFGGQFGLDHKVLSGINFTDSGDGYEDWMDRQGHGTHVAGTVAGYPLELSEDEILQGVAPDASLYGIKTLGDDGRGLTSWTIAGIEWAVNPGGDLPRADVINMSLGNSISCPNFPTALAANQAVEAGVVVVASAGNDGHEFPTTGSPSTGDQVISVGSYGEIINGTITLEDGTIYDKNINPSDSPDPDGEMYEIVNTAGLSDWSELDVKDKIVFADWDDPWGLAEVNFVTEEGAKGIITYRPGGISVGGTFDIPFFGIPADMALEILSKHAQNPELTMALNVLDPGFLMSGFSSAGPTSSYTLKPDITAPGDGITAAVPDMGIGTMSGTSMSAPHVAGGVALLRQLRPELTVEETKALLMNTPWWLEDENDEKYAVTTQGSGIMDLQSAALSRGVAVPGGLSLNVTGKDNTVTVKNISDEKITYDIELISDSLEATFVDQVTVEANSEAEFDITFDLEGLEEGAHEGYLMLTPTEGIELEGEDEEYFDSLQVTVYYHEGIIEEFFTSDLHMDRKLSETDSVDITFTLGMAADFVGVNVLDRKGNLLGNIVEAPSGLSAGTWTLHNTNLGELDDGEYILQVQAEWGLPNFPIPGFGDMDVVYEPFEVNTEVPNINLESKSYSKDKDYTLNVSTDVDSEVLIDGKKAIELDKGVGLEVTLEKGENTFLIEATTPYGVTSSKEVTVVKIDKPIYSLEDLYETPYITSDSVYIKTEAESGAVVTYTVNGEKQQLIEVGSDGLALAAIEIEDGYNDIKIVVNADNEVKGHDLQIFKKYVERLAGDNRFETATEISKYGWEQSDTVILARADDFADSLAGVPLSKKLDAPILLTQTDTLSDNTLGEIERLGAGNVIILGGKNAVSDDIKDQLKQMSLDVERIGGEDRFETAKLISEKVVGDTEKVKQVVVAYGNNFPDGLSAAPLAANNNAPILLVDTEDAKEDTLEFIKDHNVESTLVIGGKAVISDEVMENLPNAERISGDDRYETSIAVAEKIETDTVFVSSGTSFADSLTAAALAAKKNGTVVLSREASLPTVTSEYLDVNGEDFNRYYIAGGNAAINAEVEEALRGLLK, encoded by the coding sequence GTGAAGAAGTTTATAGCTTTAACTTTATCCTTTCTACTAGTGCTTTCTGGCTCCGGTATGTCCATGGCCACAGCAGGAACGGAGGATGAGCTAATGGTTGATGTTATTGTGCAACTAGACGACAAGCCTGTTTTAGCATATGAAGTGCAGCTAGAGGAAAAAGGCGAATTTAGTACAAGTAGCATACAATCATATGAGCAACAGATTATTAGCAACAGGGAAGAGGTTCTTAGTGAAGCAGCTAAAAGAGGGATTGATGTGAGGCCTAACCATGTATTTACTCACACGATTTCTGGATTTAGCTCATCAGTATCGTTAAGTGATGCAATGGAACTGGAGCAAATTGACGGAGTAGCAGGTGTTTTTCCAGATGTTGTCATCGAAGTTCCAGAGATTCCTGAAACAGCTGTTCCTGGTGTGCCGGTTGAGCCCAACACTACTGAATCTGTAGGATGGACAAATGCTCCTTATATTTGGGAGTCAGAGAATGTTACCGGTGAAGGTGAAATAGTTGCTGTAATCGATACCGGTATTGATTATACACATCCTTCCTTTGGTGGTCAATTTGGTTTAGACCATAAGGTTTTGAGCGGTATTAACTTTACAGATAGTGGTGATGGATATGAAGACTGGATGGATAGACAAGGTCATGGAACTCATGTAGCTGGCACAGTTGCTGGTTATCCTTTAGAGTTATCCGAAGATGAAATATTACAAGGGGTGGCCCCTGACGCTAGCCTTTATGGAATTAAGACCTTAGGTGATGATGGACGTGGGTTAACAAGCTGGACTATAGCTGGCATAGAGTGGGCTGTAAATCCAGGTGGGGACTTACCTAGAGCAGACGTAATTAATATGAGTTTAGGTAATTCTATTTCTTGTCCTAATTTCCCTACGGCTTTAGCGGCAAACCAAGCTGTAGAAGCTGGCGTAGTAGTCGTTGCCTCAGCAGGTAACGATGGGCATGAATTTCCAACAACAGGTTCTCCATCTACAGGCGATCAAGTAATTTCTGTAGGTAGTTATGGTGAAATTATTAATGGTACCATAACATTGGAAGACGGTACTATTTATGATAAAAACATAAACCCATCAGATTCTCCAGATCCAGATGGAGAAATGTATGAGATTGTAAATACTGCTGGACTTTCTGACTGGTCAGAACTTGATGTAAAAGATAAGATTGTCTTTGCTGATTGGGATGACCCATGGGGTCTTGCGGAGGTCAACTTTGTAACAGAAGAGGGTGCCAAAGGTATTATTACTTATCGTCCTGGAGGTATAAGTGTAGGAGGAACTTTTGACATTCCATTTTTTGGCATACCTGCAGATATGGCTTTGGAAATTTTAAGTAAGCATGCACAAAATCCAGAGCTTACTATGGCATTGAACGTTCTAGATCCAGGATTTCTTATGTCAGGTTTTAGTTCTGCTGGTCCTACATCTTCTTACACATTAAAACCAGATATTACAGCTCCTGGTGATGGTATAACTGCTGCAGTTCCTGACATGGGAATAGGAACAATGAGCGGAACTAGTATGTCAGCTCCTCATGTAGCTGGTGGTGTGGCTCTTCTTAGGCAACTTAGACCAGAATTAACTGTAGAAGAGACAAAAGCTCTTCTTATGAATACTCCTTGGTGGTTGGAAGACGAAAATGATGAAAAATATGCAGTAACTACTCAAGGATCAGGCATTATGGACTTACAATCTGCAGCTCTTTCTAGAGGAGTTGCTGTGCCAGGTGGCTTAAGTCTAAATGTAACCGGTAAAGATAACACTGTTACAGTTAAGAACATAAGTGATGAAAAAATAACCTATGATATCGAGCTTATTTCCGACTCCTTAGAAGCTACTTTTGTAGACCAAGTTACTGTAGAAGCTAATAGCGAAGCTGAATTTGATATTACCTTTGACTTAGAAGGTCTTGAAGAAGGGGCACATGAAGGCTATCTAATGCTAACACCAACTGAAGGAATAGAACTAGAGGGAGAAGATGAAGAATACTTTGACAGCCTTCAAGTAACAGTTTATTACCACGAAGGAATTATTGAGGAATTCTTTACAAGTGACCTTCATATGGATAGAAAATTAAGCGAAACTGACTCTGTGGACATTACCTTTACCCTAGGGATGGCGGCAGACTTTGTTGGAGTAAATGTATTGGATAGGAAAGGTAATCTACTTGGTAATATAGTTGAAGCTCCAAGTGGTCTATCTGCTGGAACTTGGACACTACACAATACTAATTTAGGAGAATTAGATGATGGTGAGTATATATTACAAGTACAAGCAGAGTGGGGGTTACCTAACTTCCCAATTCCGGGATTTGGTGATATGGATGTGGTATATGAACCATTTGAAGTTAACACGGAGGTTCCTAATATAAACTTAGAAAGTAAAAGCTACTCTAAAGACAAAGACTACACATTAAATGTATCTACAGATGTAGATTCCGAAGTACTAATTGATGGAAAAAAAGCTATTGAGCTTGATAAAGGTGTTGGATTAGAAGTAACCTTAGAAAAAGGAGAAAACACATTCTTAATTGAAGCTACAACTCCTTATGGCGTAACAAGCTCTAAAGAAGTTACTGTAGTTAAAATTGATAAGCCAATTTACTCCTTAGAAGATTTATATGAGACGCCTTATATAACTAGCGATTCTGTGTATATAAAAACCGAAGCAGAGTCGGGAGCTGTTGTAACTTATACAGTGAATGGAGAAAAACAGCAGCTTATAGAAGTAGGTTCTGATGGTTTGGCACTAGCTGCTATTGAAATAGAAGATGGTTATAATGATATTAAAATAGTTGTTAATGCTGATAACGAAGTAAAAGGACACGATTTACAAATCTTTAAGAAATATGTAGAGAGATTAGCTGGAGATAATAGATTTGAAACAGCTACTGAAATTTCAAAATATGGTTGGGAACAATCTGATACAGTAATTCTTGCAAGAGCTGATGATTTTGCAGACTCTTTAGCAGGAGTTCCGTTATCAAAGAAATTAGATGCACCAATCTTACTCACACAAACAGATACATTATCTGACAATACCTTAGGTGAAATTGAGAGACTAGGAGCAGGGAATGTAATCATTTTAGGAGGTAAGAACGCTGTTTCTGATGACATTAAAGACCAGCTTAAACAGATGTCTTTAGATGTTGAAAGAATTGGCGGTGAAGATCGTTTTGAAACTGCTAAACTAATTTCTGAGAAAGTAGTAGGAGATACAGAAAAAGTTAAGCAAGTGGTTGTTGCTTACGGAAACAACTTCCCTGATGGATTATCTGCAGCACCGCTAGCAGCTAATAACAATGCACCTATTTTATTAGTTGATACTGAAGATGCTAAAGAAGATACATTAGAATTTATTAAAGATCATAATGTTGAAAGCACATTAGTAATTGGTGGAAAAGCGGTAATTTCAGATGAAGTTATGGAAAATCTGCCTAATGCTGAGCGAATTAGTGGAGATGATCGCTATGAAACTTCGATAGCAGTTGCTGAGAAGATAGAAACTGACACAGTATTTGTGTCGTCGGGAACTTCCTTTGCCGACTCACTAACAGCTGCGGCATTAGCAGCTAAAAAGAATGGTACTGTTGTTCTATCTAGAGAAGCCTCCCTTCCGACTGTAACAAGTGAGTATTTGGATGTAAATGGTGAAGATTTCAATCGTTACTATATAGCTGGTGGTAATGCCGCTATAAATGCTGAAGTTGAAGAAGCGTTAAGAGGGCTTCTTAAATAG
- a CDS encoding thiamine phosphate synthase yields the protein MSKKIYLVTNRKLAGDNYYHAIEQSIKGGIDGIILREKDLPTEKLLPIAVKIKQIIGDKNIKLIINSNIEVAKAIKSDGIHMPYKEFMGLEVKYNALIGVSVHSVKEAIQAQKSGADYLICGHVFQTDCKKGLEPRGVSWLTDILKKVTIPVIPIGGITPKTIDAITHLPISAVAVMSLIMESKNAKNVIKKLKENRL from the coding sequence ATGAGTAAAAAAATATATCTTGTTACAAACAGAAAATTAGCTGGGGACAACTATTATCATGCAATAGAACAATCGATAAAGGGCGGTATCGATGGAATAATACTAAGGGAAAAAGACCTGCCGACAGAAAAGCTCCTGCCTATAGCTGTTAAGATTAAACAAATAATAGGCGATAAAAATATAAAGCTTATTATTAACAGCAACATAGAGGTTGCCAAAGCAATAAAATCCGATGGAATCCATATGCCATATAAGGAATTTATGGGATTAGAGGTTAAATATAACGCCCTTATAGGAGTGTCTGTACATTCTGTAAAAGAAGCAATACAAGCTCAAAAAAGCGGGGCAGACTACCTAATATGCGGGCATGTTTTTCAAACTGACTGCAAAAAAGGACTTGAACCACGAGGGGTGTCATGGCTTACAGATATTTTAAAAAAGGTAACTATACCGGTAATACCAATTGGTGGTATAACCCCAAAAACTATAGATGCAATCACCCACCTACCTATTTCAGCAGTAGCTGTAATGTCGCTAATAATGGAATCAAAAAATGCTAAAAATGTTATAAAGAAACTGAAAGAAAATAGACTGTAA